The window TCATCCACATAAGAACCTTTGAGAGTTGAATGATAAACACTGATCATGGATGGGGGAACCAATGACAGAAAATTATTGATAAAAATATTTTGCGCGACAATCGATGAAATGAACTGTTCATACATTCCTTTTCCAAAACTTTTCTGGCTGAAGGTATTGCTGAGAGTTGCCCGTTCAATTCCAGCGTTTTCCTTGGCTTGCATAAAATTCACATAGGCGATGAGCATGTTTGACAGTTCTGAATTATTAATGAGTCGAGGTAAATATCCAACAATAACAAAAATAGAGTGATTGAGCTGGGTATAATACTGGATTTCCTCCATCGCGGAAATATTGAGTTTGAGAACATCATCTCTGATCGAATCCCTTTTTTTCAAAACATCAGAAAATTCATCCAGTTTGGATTGAATTGTGCCTTCAATGAAATTTGTATCCAGAGTGTCTAAATATTTTTCCAATCTAGTGATTTCATCATCAGTAACCGGTCGTTGCTGTTGTAATTGCTTCAGAAAATCTTTACCGGAACTGCCGATATACCCGGCAGACATACCACGCTCTTTCTGAATTTCATGAACTACGGCACTTAATCTGATGGCAAGGCCAATCAACTTTTCAAGACGGTTCATATTTCTCGCAAGTTGAACTTGTTCAATAGTTTCGTTTACTGTGAAATAGATCAATCCCAACAAAGGGATTAATACCATTAGCACCAGTTTTGAACCGATCTTGAGATCTTTGATTGACATGGTCTATCCAGATAAATAATCGACAGGAGTTGTCACTCAGATTGATAATGAATGCCACAAAGTCAGGAAGGTTTGAAATAGCTTTACCTGCAATAGGGATACCAATAAGCTGGGGGAAACTGGATTATCCATTTGCATGGCGGTGTTCAGGTTGGTTATCCTGGCGGGAGTGAATGGTATCGTTTAATTGAAACATGACTGGGACTTTCATGTTTCAATTTGTGATAATGCTACCATATGAAGACGGTTTCATAGTATGGCTCATGCCGCTGGATAGTCTCCATAGTTCCTGCTGAAGTTGTTTTTCCTGATCGGATGTGAGCATGATAAATTCTACCCCGATCTGATAATGAACAGGTTCATCTATCGTTGTGATTCGTCTTGTCCAGGTCACCTGTCCCGTCAGGTTGATTGCATGAACATTCTCATCATCGCCAACGGTATGTTGAGAAAAATCGATAACAAGATCAATGATGCTTCCTACCTGAAAATCATAACAGGAACTCATTTTAATACCCACAGGTGAAATATCCAGTGATTCCTCCTGAATTGTTTCCTGAAGGGAATACAAGGACACGGAAAGCGGTAACTGCAAATCAAATCTGGGTGCTCTTCTCCGTTTGATCTGTGAGAGGTGATAGTGTGTGTTCTGAATAACACCGTCCCATGTGTTTGTATGGGGCGGGTACTTGATAAAATAATTACACCGCTGAATATATTCTGATGTCAGATAATCTTCCACATAGATGGACTGACATTTCTGAAAAATTTCCTTGGCTTCCTGAAAATTTCTTTCACGATATAAAATGATACCAGTGTGAAGATCCGCCAATGTTTTAATTTTCTTTTCTACGATTTCCGGAGAATTCGAATCAAAAACCTCATAAATTGTTACGGGTGTTTCACGGCCATGAACTTTCACACGATCCACTTCCCGGATAAGGTATGCTTCCTGATTGATTTCCTGATATGTTGATTCACTGATCAGGATATCCGCTTTATAGGTTTTTGTGAGTGATTCCAGTCTGGCCGCCAGATTGACAGGGTCGCCGATGACTGTGGAATCCATGCGGTTTCGTGTTCCAACCAAACCCACTTTGACAACACCTGTATTGATACCAATGCCAACACGAATGTTTTGAGCGAAAGGAACACGCTGGTTAAAACTGTTCAATTCGCGCTGCATCTTGATCGCTGCCTGAAGCGCATATTCAGCGGAACTTGTTCCATCAAACAATGCCAATATTCCATCACCAATGAATTTATCAATGAATCCACGATTCTCTGTGATGACAGGTTCCATCACAGAAAGATATTCATTCAAAAAACGAAAATTTTCTTCAACATTCATTTTTTCAGAAATGCTGGTGTAAGAACGTATATCGGAAAAAATCAGTGTCATTTTTTCTTCAACAGATTTTACTTCTAACGCGTTATCCAGGCTTGATCCAATTTTTTGCAGGAATTGCTGAGGCACAAATCGTTGAAAGGTTTGTGTCATTTCCGCGATTTTTTCTGTTTCAGCCAACTGAATTTTTGTTACTTTCAATTGTTCATAAGCCTCTTGCAGTTGTGAACGGGATCGTTCCAGCATCTGAAACAATCTCACTTTGGACAGCGTAAATCTGAGCAATACACTAATCAACACAAATACCACAGGAAAAGTAATAAAAATCAAAGTGTTTCTTAAATTAATGGCGGGAATCTCAAATTCCCTGTCTTGCATTAAAAATGTCAGATGCCAGTCAACCTCAGGCAACGATAACACAAACGCGTATCCTTTTTTGAGGATTAAACCTTGTTCCTCTCCGGAATAATGATGAATTTTTCCTTTTTCCAGATTCAACAATTCATCGACAATCAATTGTCCCGTGGACTGATTGATTAACCATTGAAGTGATTTTCCTTTCAATGCCCCCATCGAATCAAATACAATCGTGCGTTGGTTATTGTTTTTGCTGGCATCATCACCAGTAAAAATAAAAAAAGACATATCATGTTCTGTTTTATCAAAATACATTTTTTCCAGACTGGACAAAATCTGGGTGGTGTCCGTTTTATAAATGAACTTACTGTTTTTTCCCAAAAAGAACTGTTCTTCCTGAAAACTGATAATTTTATCCTGGATCATGATCTGAATCATTTGGGCATGAGACATTGCGGCTTTTAAACTTGTCTCCCTGAAATGATCGGTAACAGTCAGCATTCCATACCAAAATGTGCAACCCAGAATGAATATTGAAATCAGGAACACGAACAGTGTTTTGTTCAACATGTTCATTGCTGGAATCAAGTGCGTGAAATATGAAATCCCGTGACGAATCATTGTCAGCGGTTCCTGGGAAAATTTGTGGACTGGATGATGAGGCAGCATTTTCAATTCCATAGGACTCTTGATGCAAGTAGTTTATACAGAGACTTCTATTCATGGTCCCAATCTCATGATTGCTAATCTACTTTCTGCAATGTGTGTACCGTTTATTTCTGATCTGTTTATCTGTTGATTTCTGAACTCGATAGCCCAGAAACAGCTTGTGCGGAGATTTTGTTTAAGTGCTTTTTTTAGGATTAAAGCAATTTTCTGAGAGTGCGGTTACCTTAAACTCGGCATTAAAGCCGAGTTTTCGTCTTTGCGGTTACCAGATTTTGTAATAGAGCATCCATTGATCAATTTTTTCGATCAATTCACGAATTTTGGGGAGATTTGATGGGGAGTTGAAAAGAATGCTGTAGCAGTAATTGAGATTACCGGCCAACCAGGGTCGTGGTAATTTAATCGCAAGTAATCTGGTACTTGACTCAATGAAATAAAGCAGGGATGACACATATTCAATCATCATCAGCGGTTGAACCGAAGTTTTTAATCCCTGGGTTTCTGAAATTTTCAAGGCCATTCCATAATTGTGATTAGCTAACTTGAATTGATCCTTGATGCTGTTTCTCCAGTTATCGTTTGCATTCCCCAACCTGAACTGCTGAATCATGAAAGTCATCTCACAAGTATGAACTTTACCCAGCAGATAATAGCCCATAGGATTGTCCGTATCCATTTTAATAGCTGTTTCAAGCAACTCAATAGCGGTATTTTTCAAAAACAACTGATATCTCAGTAATGAACTGATTATATGGATGTGATTACAGAATTGAGCTTGCCCGGTGTCCTTGCCCATACTTTTCTCAAAACTTCTGACATCGGTGACATTGAACTCACCCTTGAATCTGCATTTAGGCGAAATGACAGCCCTGTTGGTATGTTCCAGAAAAATTTTAATCAATCGGAGATTTTCTGTGATCTGGTTGAAGTCTCTTGGCGACAAGACATTCGCTTTCTGGCCAAATTCCAATGGATCATACCTTGAAAATATTTTGCGCCAGCGTTCCTGTAATTTAAGCAGATAAAGTTTCTGGCACCATATCGTGAGGTCAATACCCTCCATGGAAAAAATTCCAAATGAGTGTGCCACTGAAATATGAACAAGAAGACTTCTGGCGGCTTCCAGAGTAAGGTTTTTTTCACTTTGATACAGGGTTGCAACCAGGTCCACTCTGGCTTTGTAATCCATGGGGTTCAGTTTTAGTGCTTCAATCAGGGCCATTACCTTTTTAGAAGGATGGAACTTCAGAATATCTTCTCCGATCACACGATCACGAATGGTTTTTTTTGTAAATATGGACATTGCCTTGTCCAGAACTGATCGTTGACTCCACTCTATAATTTCTTTCCGCAACGATTCAATGTCTTCGGCAACACCTTTAATCATGGTGAGCAGGCTGTAAGATTCACCCTGAACAACGTGAAATTTTAATTTATCCTTACTGGTGTTGAAACTTTTTTGGAGGTGAGATGCGTTCAAAAGTGTTTTTGTCGCATGGACTGGTAATGGCTTCGACATAATCCCTCCAATGTATTTGTAAGCAATTCCTTTTCAATTATGACCGCTACCAACAGATTGGTGTCCCGTTGTTAGGGTCGTCAATGTGACGCATGATACCATCTGCAAAAAAAAGGCCACAAAAAATACAAAAACAAGTATCTGAAATTACTTAATTTTTTATATAAATGGAGTATCACGCCCGAATTCGCTGTCGAGATTTCGGTGTATGAGTTTTTGTAAGGCATACCCGTAATTTTGATTTCGAGTCGTATGCGCAGCAGGAGTTAGGTACTGTATCGTGGTTTAGAGGAGGGTCGTCAAAACCGGAAAATCCTGAACAATATCGTGAATTTCCCTGAAAGGGGAACTACAGGAACTCTTCAGGAATGCTATTTTCCGGGAGATATTTCAGGATTCTTCCTGTAAGAGCGTTTTTTTAACAGTAGATAGCAACGTACTGATTTCAATTGGTTTGCTGAGAACTTGATCCGCGCCAATTACTTTGGCGGCCTCCATAACACCGGCCGCATAGGATTTCCCGGATGTCGCTATAATTCTGGTCTCAGGAGAAATCTTTATGATTTCAGGAATAACCGTTAATCCACCGCCTTCCGGCATGACCATATCAATAATAATTAAGTCGTATGTTTTTTCTTGAATCATATCTAAGGCCATCTCACAATCCAGTGTGACATCGACGCCATACCCTTCTCCTGTCAACACATTCTGAAACAGATTTACAATAGCCTTTTCATCATCAACTATCAGGATTTGCGCAGGTTGAGAGGTTTTCTCCTCATCCACAATTATAGGTGTTTGATTTTGTTCAATGCTTGGGAATAGTTGGTTAATCGCGGATAACAGTCTTGGTATTTCCACTGGTTTGGTGAGTGTCAGATCAGCGCCTCTGACGATCGCGGCTTCCAGCACCCCTCCGCTGTAGGCTTTCCCGGACATGGCCAACACCTTGATAGTTGGATCAAGCTTTTTGATTTCCGGGATAGTCACCAGGCCGCCTTGCCCAGGCATGACCATGTCCATAATGATCAGATCATAATGTTGCTTACAGGCCAGTTTGAATCCCTCTTCACCATTAACCGCAGTATCAACTGTGTAGCCCTCTTCTTCAAGCGCAACCTTAAATAACAGTCGAATAGCCCGTTCATCGTCCATTAACAATATTTTCATGTCACCTCTTGTTTGTTAAATTCAGGATTTTTCTAATCTGCATAACATATGCGGAAAACAGCCGTCATTGTAAAATAAAAAATCAATCATCAGAAAAGTGATGGTCGTCCATCATTCAGCGATGCCGATTATTCGGCCTGACAGCCCGAATGTCGGCAGCTTGTTATGATGACACGGACTCAATCAGGATGTCTCTTGCCCTGCCTGGAACACCACAAAATACTGCCAGCGTTGGAATCCTTTTTGCGCATTACACAAACACCAGTTAGGTATAGGTGTTGCAGAAAAGACTCAACGTCTTTGAGGAGGGTTTAACATGACAAAATTTTTATTACCCGGATTGAGGTAATAAATAATGTCTGAAATGATCTCACTAATAGGGAGTCACCATGTATGCTGAATCAGTTTTGGAAAAAGATATGAATTCGTTATCCATGCCACTGATGCAAAACCGGAAAAATCATTTCTTCACCCTGTCGACTCTTGACAGTGAATTGGAATCATCTGTGGTGACATTACTCTATTCATTTCCGTTGTCCCGAACCTGTCTGGAAAATCTCGACTCCGACATGATCAAACATCTGGAAGTTGGTTTTTTCACTCCCGGTTACACCATTCTACATCAGGGAGATTCGGGGAAAGACTTGTTTCTGTTATGTCAGGGAAAAGTGGATGTGATCGTGGATGATCAACGGGTGGTTCAGATGGAAGGGCCTGTGTTTCTGGGAGAAAAGGCTCTTGTTATGCGAGATTCAACCAGGCAGGCAACCATTGAGGTCATTGAGGAACAAGCCTTACTCATTAAAATACCGATGGGGAAATATCTGAAAGATGTAAAATCCAAAGATGCCGCTGACAGTGATTACTTGCGTGAGTTTGTATTTTTCAAAAAACTTTTTATTGAAATCCAGCAACGATTGTTTGAACATAGTGCTATTCAGAAAAAACTTTGGGATGAAGTCAATATCAATCTGTCCCTTTCAAACAGTTTGGTTATTGCCAACTGTCTGGATCAAAAAAAGGAACTTAACTGGAATAAAGATCTTTGGAACTCCATTTTTCGCTACGTCAACAAAGAATTGAAAATCACATGGCCTGAAAGAATCCCATTCAACAAAGACACCCTGAGAGATATCCTGTGGTTGGTTCTTGAAAAAAAAATCACTCAAACAGATAAAGAATCCACGGCTAACTTTATCACAAGAAAGAATGGTGTCTGGAAAACATGGATGACACAGATCAGTCATCATGTAATCCAGCAGTTACCCATGTCGGAATGGCCCGTTCATTTGAACGATTTTGAATTGTTCAATCCTGAAAATTACCACAAGGACATACTCAAAATTCTGCAACAAGTTGAATCCAAATTTGCGAACAACACATTTTCTGAAGAACAATATCAAATGGATCATTTTTTTAGAAAAGGAGAACACACCCATGAATTTGATATTGAAGAATATCTGAAATATTTTGAAACTTCTTTTCAGACGAAACATCCATTCAGAACCAAAGCCTGCATTTCACGTCATCTGGCAATTGTCGCGGCTGAATGTGAAAATATGTTCAATCATTCTCTGGTTGAAATGAGACAATTTCTGAGTTCTGTAAAAAAACAGTTTTCCATTTCAGCCAGTACAAGAGACAGGGAAAACTATGCGAAAATCCAACTTCAAAAAGATATAGAAGTCCTCTTGAACGCATTCACGGGGGTTGAAAAACGGTTTATGAGAACAGCAGATCACAATTTTAAGATTCGGGTAAGCTCAGGCACCGCACCAACGTTGAATTCCTTGATGCATTCCCTCGCTCTCAAACAGGGGCGGGAAAAAGTGCTGAAATGCTTTTATCAGATTCTGGATATTCTGCACATGGTGCGACCCAATATCCCGACTTCATTCTATGCGGATAATATTTTTCTCTGCAAAGGTGAGACAAATGAATATGTCCCCTTTAGCGAATTGACCCGATATTACTGGATTCCCTTGTCTGAAGGAATGTGTCTGGATAGCGGTGATTTCCAATTGAATAACATCCCTACAGGAACCGTGCTGGGTGGGCCGGTCTGGGGACGGCTTGCAGCCAATGAAAGTACGATATCCTTAAAAATGCCCGAATCAGAGGATATGACAAATAGAGGAAAGGCATATCTGTCACTTGTGATTCCTGTTACAGCATTCCCCTGGGAACAGGAATTGTTGCCATCCACGGATCAGTTCAATAGTCAGTGTGTGCCGTTGATGCAATGGATGCTGACTCTTCAGATAGACTCAATCGCCTATCTGGCACAAAACAGAAACAGCATTTATGAAAATCTGACAGAAATTCAACATCATGAAAAAATGGAAAAACAAATTCGTATTTTTGAATCCACATCGACGATGTTGACTCCCGATGAAAAGAAACGCATAGAAGGCTATTTACTCAATACCCTGGGAATTTCCATGAATTCCGGAATTTCATGGTATTCCAACCAATTATCAAAAACTATTTACAAAAGCATCCTCAGACAGATTCAAAAAGCAAATCCGTCACTGTCACCGGAACTCCAAAACAACAAGGCATATACTCATTGGCGAGTCGTGTTGAGTGATATTGTCAATGAATTGTCTCAAATAAAAACTCATGCGGAGTCTCCGTCCGGACCTGCGCCAGTATGGGATATTATTACAGGAGAATTCCATTCCGTATTAGAAACCTATGTGGGGTCCGTTCCTGAAGTTATTGAAATGGTTCATGACAAAATCACCATTGATCTTACCTCCATCCTGAGGGTACAAAAAGACCATGAGATTAAAACAAAAATTATGCTGTTCAAACTGCTGAGTTCTATTTTAGAAACTCATAATGTTAAAACATTGGAAGAACTAAAATCATACACCCAGGCGATCAATAAGGGACATTCACAAAAAAACTTTTCCTCCATTGAGGATATCCGTCATGCTTTCATTAATGAAAACATCAATAACTTTAGTATTTTATTGGATAGGAACTTGACCAGACACATGGTTTCCTGAATTCGTTTTTCAAAATACATGAGACTTGATACCACATGAATTATGGTATGACTTTTGAAGAGTTATAAGCATGAGGAGATTCTTTTTATTATCAGGAGGTCTCATGCCACAAAATATTCAACAACAGTTTTTATTGGATCAAGTTTCTGAAATTAATCGCTATCTGGCATTCTTTCACTTTGAAGACAGAGAAAAAGCGGTTCTGCGATGGATTGAACTCTATGCGCCGAGTTTTCGTAAATTCTGGATGAACACACATCTTGCCTGCTAGATCCGGATCTCCGGAATCCCACATATACAATTTATGTCCGGTTAGAGAACCGGACACCCTTTTGTCACGCATTCCTTCCACAATTGGCTCTTCCAAAGCTTGTTCCCGTTTATCAAAACGAAAAGGGGTCGAATGTTCCTTAGGGACTTTCTAAACGGGACGTAGGGCACGAGCTAACTTTTACAACTTATTATTTTGTTGTCCGTTAGACAGAATAGTGTTGCTACGAAAAATGGGCATTCAGCCGATTTTTCGTCAACCCATCTGGTCATAATTATTTGGTTTTTAAGGTAACGTGAGTTCGTAGTGAAGAATTTATCGTAGC is drawn from SAR324 cluster bacterium and contains these coding sequences:
- a CDS encoding PilZ domain-containing protein, with product MELKMLPHHPVHKFSQEPLTMIRHGISYFTHLIPAMNMLNKTLFVFLISIFILGCTFWYGMLTVTDHFRETSLKAAMSHAQMIQIMIQDKIISFQEEQFFLGKNSKFIYKTDTTQILSSLEKMYFDKTEHDMSFFIFTGDDASKNNNQRTIVFDSMGALKGKSLQWLINQSTGQLIVDELLNLEKGKIHHYSGEEQGLILKKGYAFVLSLPEVDWHLTFLMQDREFEIPAINLRNTLIFITFPVVFVLISVLLRFTLSKVRLFQMLERSRSQLQEAYEQLKVTKIQLAETEKIAEMTQTFQRFVPQQFLQKIGSSLDNALEVKSVEEKMTLIFSDIRSYTSISEKMNVEENFRFLNEYLSVMEPVITENRGFIDKFIGDGILALFDGTSSAEYALQAAIKMQRELNSFNQRVPFAQNIRVGIGINTGVVKVGLVGTRNRMDSTVIGDPVNLAARLESLTKTYKADILISESTYQEINQEAYLIREVDRVKVHGRETPVTIYEVFDSNSPEIVEKKIKTLADLHTGIILYRERNFQEAKEIFQKCQSIYVEDYLTSEYIQRCNYFIKYPPHTNTWDGVIQNTHYHLSQIKRRRAPRFDLQLPLSVSLYSLQETIQEESLDISPVGIKMSSCYDFQVGSIIDLVIDFSQHTVGDDENVHAINLTGQVTWTRRITTIDEPVHYQIGVEFIMLTSDQEKQLQQELWRLSSGMSHTMKPSSYGSIITN
- a CDS encoding response regulator, with the translated sequence MKILLMDDERAIRLLFKVALEEEGYTVDTAVNGEEGFKLACKQHYDLIIMDMVMPGQGGLVTIPEIKKLDPTIKVLAMSGKAYSGGVLEAAIVRGADLTLTKPVEIPRLLSAINQLFPSIEQNQTPIIVDEEKTSQPAQILIVDDEKAIVNLFQNVLTGEGYGVDVTLDCEMALDMIQEKTYDLIIIDMVMPEGGGLTVIPEIIKISPETRIIATSGKSYAAGVMEAAKVIGADQVLSKPIEISTLLSTVKKTLLQEES
- a CDS encoding cyclic nucleotide-binding domain-containing protein, coding for MYAESVLEKDMNSLSMPLMQNRKNHFFTLSTLDSELESSVVTLLYSFPLSRTCLENLDSDMIKHLEVGFFTPGYTILHQGDSGKDLFLLCQGKVDVIVDDQRVVQMEGPVFLGEKALVMRDSTRQATIEVIEEQALLIKIPMGKYLKDVKSKDAADSDYLREFVFFKKLFIEIQQRLFEHSAIQKKLWDEVNINLSLSNSLVIANCLDQKKELNWNKDLWNSIFRYVNKELKITWPERIPFNKDTLRDILWLVLEKKITQTDKESTANFITRKNGVWKTWMTQISHHVIQQLPMSEWPVHLNDFELFNPENYHKDILKILQQVESKFANNTFSEEQYQMDHFFRKGEHTHEFDIEEYLKYFETSFQTKHPFRTKACISRHLAIVAAECENMFNHSLVEMRQFLSSVKKQFSISASTRDRENYAKIQLQKDIEVLLNAFTGVEKRFMRTADHNFKIRVSSGTAPTLNSLMHSLALKQGREKVLKCFYQILDILHMVRPNIPTSFYADNIFLCKGETNEYVPFSELTRYYWIPLSEGMCLDSGDFQLNNIPTGTVLGGPVWGRLAANESTISLKMPESEDMTNRGKAYLSLVIPVTAFPWEQELLPSTDQFNSQCVPLMQWMLTLQIDSIAYLAQNRNSIYENLTEIQHHEKMEKQIRIFESTSTMLTPDEKKRIEGYLLNTLGISMNSGISWYSNQLSKTIYKSILRQIQKANPSLSPELQNNKAYTHWRVVLSDIVNELSQIKTHAESPSGPAPVWDIITGEFHSVLETYVGSVPEVIEMVHDKITIDLTSILRVQKDHEIKTKIMLFKLLSSILETHNVKTLEELKSYTQAINKGHSQKNFSSIEDIRHAFINENINNFSILLDRNLTRHMVS